A stretch of the Dehalococcoidia bacterium genome encodes the following:
- a CDS encoding phosphatase PAP2 family protein — protein MPTALQTERPAPLTWLARHRGLAEFGIVGGCLLIYFLVRGNVVDEPAAAFAHAGGIVDLEKRLGFFWEPGWQRAIAADRFQIDLWNFVYFWLHGPAIVVVALWLYFRHRPVYGFIRNAFLVSALIALFLYAVYPVAPPRLMTASGFHEYGISGPVPNYGFDDTMRQYSAVSYQAESLRPFVNPFAAVPSLHLGWVLLIGIGVALALRNRVGLAIAVVWPVLMFFGITLTANHFIFDAIAGVAVALAGLAAAFGLERIPPRTWLRLTPPFLRQEAARLHDGD, from the coding sequence ATGCCGACCGCCCTTCAAACGGAGCGCCCCGCCCCACTCACCTGGCTGGCGCGACACCGCGGACTTGCCGAATTCGGCATCGTCGGCGGCTGCCTGCTGATCTACTTCCTCGTCCGCGGCAACGTGGTCGACGAGCCGGCGGCCGCCTTCGCCCACGCGGGAGGCATCGTGGACCTGGAGAAGCGGCTCGGCTTCTTCTGGGAGCCGGGCTGGCAGCGCGCGATCGCCGCCGATCGCTTTCAAATCGACCTCTGGAACTTCGTCTACTTCTGGTTGCACGGCCCCGCGATCGTCGTCGTCGCCTTGTGGCTTTACTTTCGTCACCGGCCCGTCTACGGCTTCATCCGCAACGCCTTCCTCGTCTCGGCGCTGATTGCGCTCTTCCTGTACGCGGTCTATCCGGTGGCGCCGCCGCGGCTGATGACGGCCTCCGGCTTTCACGAGTACGGCATCTCCGGCCCGGTGCCCAACTACGGCTTCGACGACACCATGCGCCAGTACAGCGCCGTCAGCTACCAGGCGGAGTCGCTCAGGCCGTTCGTCAATCCCTTCGCCGCCGTGCCCAGCCTGCACCTGGGCTGGGTGCTGCTGATCGGCATCGGCGTGGCGCTGGCGCTGCGCAACCGCGTCGGCCTTGCCATCGCCGTGGTCTGGCCGGTGCTGATGTTCTTCGGCATTACCCTAACCGCGAATCACTTCATCTTCGATGCGATCGCCGGTGTCGCGGTGGCGCTCGCGGGCCTGGCCGCCGCCTTCGGCCTTGAGCGCATACCACCGCGCACGTGGCTGCGGTTGACGCCGCCATTTCTTCGCCAGGAAGCCGCTCGCCTGCACGACGGCGACTGA
- a CDS encoding alpha/beta family hydrolase: protein MSDERLAIASGELQLEGVLQLPEGVGAPIAGVVVCHPHPLYGGDMWNDVVEQVCRELQASGLAALRFNFRGVGGSQGEHGAGVGERDDVWAALDVLRSRAEIDSARLGLAGYSFGGGVALNAGPAAGVKALAAISAPPRMIDFTAMRGFEIPVLLIAGDRDEFAPADTLPQLAIALGAKAEVTIVPGADHFWWGHARELRKGVGEFFARALAAS, encoded by the coding sequence GTGAGCGACGAGCGGCTGGCCATCGCGTCGGGCGAGCTGCAGCTTGAGGGCGTGCTGCAGCTGCCGGAGGGCGTGGGTGCGCCAATTGCCGGTGTCGTTGTCTGCCACCCGCACCCGCTCTACGGCGGCGACATGTGGAACGACGTGGTGGAGCAGGTCTGCCGGGAGCTGCAGGCCAGCGGCCTGGCGGCGCTTCGCTTCAACTTCCGCGGCGTCGGCGGCTCGCAGGGTGAGCACGGCGCCGGTGTGGGCGAGCGCGACGACGTCTGGGCGGCACTGGACGTGCTGCGGTCGCGGGCAGAGATCGATTCGGCCCGGCTGGGACTGGCAGGCTACTCGTTCGGCGGCGGCGTGGCCCTGAACGCGGGGCCGGCGGCCGGCGTGAAGGCGCTGGCCGCGATCTCGGCGCCGCCGCGCATGATCGACTTCACGGCCATGCGGGGCTTCGAGATCCCCGTGCTGCTGATCGCCGGCGACCGCGACGAGTTTGCGCCGGCCGACACGCTGCCGCAGCTCGCGATCGCGCTGGGCGCGAAGGCCGAAGTGACCATCGTTCCCGGCGCAGACCACTTCTGGTGGGGGCACGCGCGCGAGCTGCGAAAGGGCGTGGGTGAATTCTTCGCCCGGGCGCTGGCCGCGTCCTGA
- a CDS encoding GNAT family N-acetyltransferase: MPAAEVTIRPARQHDAVAAAACVTAAYELYLPRMGVRPAPMLADYAALIAAGHVWVLVEDNALRGLIVLIAEPDHLFIENVAVQPEAQGRGYGRRLLDFADAEARRLRLPELRLYTNELMTENLGLYAHLGYVEVDRRLDGGYRRVFMVKRLSA, encoded by the coding sequence ATGCCTGCAGCCGAAGTCACGATTCGCCCGGCGCGGCAGCACGACGCGGTCGCCGCGGCCGCCTGCGTCACCGCGGCTTATGAGCTGTACCTGCCGCGCATGGGCGTGCGCCCGGCGCCGATGCTGGCGGACTACGCCGCCCTGATCGCCGCCGGCCATGTCTGGGTGTTGGTGGAGGACAACGCGCTGCGCGGATTGATCGTCCTGATCGCCGAGCCGGACCACCTCTTCATCGAGAACGTCGCGGTCCAGCCCGAGGCGCAGGGCCGCGGCTACGGCCGCCGCCTGCTGGACTTCGCGGACGCCGAGGCGCGGCGTCTGCGTCTGCCCGAGCTGCGCCTCTACACGAACGAGCTGATGACCGAAAACCTCGGCCTCTACGCCCATCTCGGCTACGTCGAGGTCGATCGGCGCCTCGACGGAGGCTACCGCCGCGTGTTCATGGTGAAGCGGCTTTCCGCCTGA
- the paaA gene encoding 1,2-phenylacetyl-CoA epoxidase subunit PaaA produces the protein MTAAVARAEGEIAERTAAFRAHIEAGGQVEASDWMPDEYRRRLIRFIEMHANSEIMGALPERDWIARAPSLKRKLGLSAKIQDEVGHAQLIYRVAEDLGKPRDQMFADLIGGKSKYHNVFHYPTKSWGDVGAISWLVDGAAILSQSGLLRCSYAPYARIMKRICWEEAVHLKHGEDICLTLAGGTPLQRAMLQEAIDRWWEPLMMFHGPPTPPEKDGDLAWRIKAKPNEELRQEFLDRYVPQMREIGLSVPDPACRKDAESGRWQYTEPDWTKLAQIGNGGGPASSQRLAFRRLSYEEGAWLREAVLGEAA, from the coding sequence ATGACGGCAGCAGTTGCGCGAGCAGAGGGCGAGATCGCGGAGCGCACCGCCGCGTTCCGCGCCCACATCGAGGCCGGCGGGCAGGTCGAGGCCAGCGACTGGATGCCCGACGAGTACCGCCGGCGGCTGATCCGCTTCATCGAGATGCACGCCAACAGCGAGATCATGGGCGCCCTGCCCGAGCGCGACTGGATCGCCAGGGCGCCCTCGCTCAAGCGCAAGCTGGGCCTGAGCGCCAAGATCCAGGACGAGGTTGGCCACGCCCAGCTCATCTACCGCGTGGCCGAGGACCTGGGCAAGCCGCGCGACCAGATGTTTGCCGACCTGATCGGTGGCAAGAGCAAGTACCACAACGTCTTTCACTATCCAACGAAGAGCTGGGGCGACGTTGGCGCGATCTCCTGGCTCGTGGACGGCGCCGCCATTCTCAGCCAGTCGGGCCTGCTGCGCTGCTCCTACGCGCCGTACGCCCGCATCATGAAGCGCATCTGCTGGGAAGAGGCGGTGCACCTGAAGCACGGCGAAGACATCTGCCTCACCCTCGCCGGCGGCACGCCGCTGCAGCGCGCGATGCTGCAGGAGGCGATCGACCGCTGGTGGGAGCCGCTGATGATGTTCCACGGCCCGCCGACGCCGCCCGAGAAAGACGGCGACCTCGCCTGGCGCATCAAGGCCAAGCCGAACGAAGAGCTGCGCCAGGAGTTCCTCGACCGCTACGTGCCGCAGATGCGGGAAATCGGGCTGAGCGTGCCCGATCCTGCCTGCCGCAAGGACGCGGAGAGCGGGCGCTGGCAGTACACCGAGCCGGACTGGACGAAGCTCGCCCAGATCGGCAACGGCGGCGGCCCGGCCAGTTCGCAACGGCTCGCCTTCCGCCGGCTCAGCTACGAAGAGGGCGCCTGGCTGCGTGAGGCGGTGCTGGGCGAGGCCGCCTAG
- a CDS encoding CocE/NonD family hydrolase produces the protein MTAGERSATAAPPRRAGSWQQYDVLVERDVMVATRDGVRLATDLYYPALHGERVAGAWPVILERTPYNKLRNDLVGVGRFFARHGYAAVIQDVRGRFASEGEWYPFANEGEDGVDTVDWIAAQPWCSGKVGTIGLSYSGSDQTAIATLAPEALAAQFVSEGMSNYHTSAMRQGGAMELRFLIYAFHMAPSSPEAMRDPQLRAALEQARADVRTWLGKLPLREGASPLRLLPSYERWVLDVLQHGDYDDYWRGHRGYVADEYYAQHKDVPVCLLSGWYDSYARAVTDNYVTLSRQKRGPVRLIMGPWVHGVATMAQSFSGNVDFGPEAPLDDYNGLRLRWFDRWLKDLDSGVEDEAPVRIFVMGGGSGRRNAEGRLDHGGYWRDEQAWPLARAVPTPFYLHADGSLSTIQPRESQASTTFRFNPLDPAPTIGGNISVGYDVMPNGAFDQRGAAWVLGAKDTLPLSARGDVLVFQTGPLAEPVEVTGPLEVKLWVSTSAVDTDFTAKLLDVYPPSADFPEGYAMNIGDSIARLRYRNGRERGEPAMPGEVYAVTIVPYPTSNVFAAGHRIRLDISSSNFPRFDVNPNTGEPLGRNRRIAIADNTVYHDTARPSQIVLPIVPPATAS, from the coding sequence ATGACCGCAGGCGAACGCAGCGCAACCGCAGCTCCCCCGCGGCGGGCCGGGAGCTGGCAGCAGTACGACGTGCTGGTCGAACGCGACGTGATGGTCGCGACGCGCGACGGCGTGCGTCTCGCGACCGATCTGTACTATCCCGCGCTGCACGGCGAGCGCGTCGCCGGCGCCTGGCCGGTGATCCTCGAACGCACGCCATACAACAAGCTGCGCAACGACCTGGTCGGCGTGGGCCGTTTCTTCGCGCGGCACGGCTACGCCGCGGTGATCCAGGATGTGCGCGGCCGCTTCGCCTCGGAAGGCGAGTGGTATCCCTTCGCCAACGAGGGCGAGGACGGCGTCGACACGGTGGACTGGATCGCGGCACAGCCCTGGTGTTCCGGTAAGGTCGGCACGATCGGCCTCTCCTACAGCGGCAGCGACCAGACGGCGATCGCCACGCTGGCGCCGGAGGCCCTGGCCGCGCAGTTCGTCAGCGAGGGCATGTCCAACTACCACACCAGCGCCATGCGCCAGGGCGGCGCCATGGAGCTGCGCTTTCTGATCTACGCCTTCCATATGGCGCCCTCGTCGCCGGAGGCGATGCGCGATCCGCAGCTCCGCGCCGCGCTGGAACAGGCCCGCGCCGACGTGCGCACCTGGCTGGGCAAGCTGCCCCTGCGCGAAGGCGCCTCGCCGCTGCGCTTGTTGCCCTCGTACGAGCGCTGGGTGCTGGACGTCTTGCAGCACGGCGACTACGACGACTACTGGCGCGGTCATCGCGGCTACGTGGCCGACGAGTACTACGCCCAGCACAAGGACGTGCCGGTCTGTCTGCTCAGCGGCTGGTACGACTCCTATGCGCGTGCGGTGACGGACAACTACGTCACGCTCAGCCGGCAGAAGCGCGGGCCGGTGCGGCTGATCATGGGGCCATGGGTGCACGGCGTGGCGACGATGGCGCAGTCGTTCAGCGGCAACGTCGATTTCGGCCCGGAGGCGCCGCTGGACGATTACAACGGCCTGCGCCTGCGCTGGTTCGACCGCTGGCTCAAGGACCTCGACAGCGGCGTGGAGGACGAAGCGCCGGTGCGCATCTTTGTGATGGGCGGCGGCAGCGGCCGGCGCAACGCCGAAGGCCGCCTCGACCACGGCGGTTACTGGCGAGACGAGCAGGCGTGGCCGCTCGCCCGCGCCGTGCCGACGCCGTTCTACCTGCACGCCGACGGCTCGCTTTCGACGATCCAACCGAGGGAGTCCCAGGCTTCCACTACCTTTCGCTTCAATCCGCTGGACCCGGCGCCCACGATCGGCGGCAACATTTCGGTTGGCTACGACGTGATGCCCAATGGCGCCTTCGATCAACGCGGCGCGGCGTGGGTGCTCGGCGCGAAAGACACCCTGCCGCTGAGCGCCCGCGGCGACGTGCTCGTCTTCCAGACGGGGCCGCTGGCTGAGCCGGTCGAGGTGACCGGGCCGCTGGAGGTGAAGCTCTGGGTCTCGACCAGCGCGGTGGACACCGACTTCACCGCCAAGCTGCTCGACGTCTACCCGCCCAGCGCCGACTTTCCGGAAGGCTACGCGATGAACATCGGCGACAGCATCGCGCGGCTGCGCTACCGCAACGGGCGCGAGCGCGGCGAGCCGGCGATGCCGGGCGAGGTCTACGCGGTCACCATCGTGCCCTATCCGACGAGCAACGTCTTCGCCGCCGGGCACCGCATCCGACTCGACATCTCCAGCAGCAATTTTCCCCGCTTCGACGTGAACCCCAACACCGGCGAGCCGCTGGGGCGCAATCGCCGCATCGCCATTGCCGACAACACGGTTTACCACGACACGGCGCGGCCTTCGCAGATCGTGCTGCCGATCGTGCCGCCGGCGACCGCCTCGTGA
- a CDS encoding phenylacetic acid degradation protein PaaB, giving the protein MPIFEVFSQQDPGGPFIHAGSVEAPDAALALQYARNSFSRREDAFRLWVVPRTAIHEEVDLDLLRPPGDHRYRLGRYYRANVEKRRRLKARVADAAGAEADA; this is encoded by the coding sequence ATGCCGATCTTTGAGGTCTTCAGCCAGCAAGATCCCGGCGGGCCGTTCATTCACGCCGGCAGCGTTGAGGCGCCTGATGCGGCGCTGGCCCTGCAGTACGCGCGCAACAGCTTCTCGCGGCGCGAAGACGCCTTCCGCCTCTGGGTCGTGCCGCGCACGGCGATCCACGAGGAGGTCGACCTCGACCTGCTGCGCCCACCCGGCGACCATCGCTACCGGCTCGGCCGCTACTACCGCGCCAACGTCGAGAAGCGCCGGCGCCTGAAGGCACGCGTGGCCGATGCCGCCGGCGCGGAGGCCGACGCGTGA
- a CDS encoding SDR family oxidoreductase, with protein sequence MDLGLAGKSAIVTGSSRGIGKAIALSLAREGCSVTLCARGAEALEGATAEARAAGGKAHGVVADVTASADLERVVAEAAQQFGGVDILVNNAGGSVAGDDDDAWQRAIDVNLMAAVRASRLVLPLMRERGGGVICHITSIWGREAGGGMPYNAVKAAMTSHAKALSNQVAKDNIRVFSLAPGSIIFPGGGWERATQANPEGMKQFVAQNIPMGRFGRPEAVGDVVAFLVSPRGEWVTGASIVVDGGQSKSNI encoded by the coding sequence ATGGATCTCGGACTGGCCGGCAAGTCGGCGATCGTGACCGGTTCCAGCCGCGGCATCGGCAAGGCCATCGCGCTTTCGCTGGCGCGCGAGGGCTGCTCCGTCACGCTCTGCGCGCGCGGCGCCGAGGCGCTCGAAGGCGCCACCGCGGAAGCCCGCGCTGCCGGCGGCAAGGCGCACGGCGTGGTGGCCGACGTCACTGCCTCGGCCGACCTCGAGCGCGTGGTGGCCGAGGCCGCGCAGCAATTTGGCGGCGTCGATATCCTGGTGAACAACGCGGGCGGCTCGGTGGCGGGCGACGACGATGATGCCTGGCAGCGGGCGATCGACGTGAACCTGATGGCGGCGGTGCGCGCCTCGCGGCTCGTGCTGCCGCTGATGCGTGAGCGCGGAGGGGGCGTGATCTGCCACATCACCTCGATCTGGGGGCGCGAGGCCGGCGGCGGTATGCCCTACAACGCCGTCAAGGCGGCGATGACCAGCCACGCCAAGGCGCTCTCCAACCAGGTGGCGAAGGACAACATCCGCGTCTTCTCACTCGCCCCCGGTTCGATCATCTTTCCCGGCGGCGGCTGGGAACGCGCCACGCAGGCGAACCCCGAGGGCATGAAGCAGTTCGTCGCTCAGAACATCCCCATGGGCCGCTTCGGCCGTCCCGAAGCCGTGGGCGATGTCGTTGCCTTCCTCGTCTCGCCGCGCGGCGAGTGGGTGACCGGCGCCTCGATCGTGGTCGACGGCGGCCAGTCGAAGTCGAATATCTGA